From Halobacterium sp. R2-5, the proteins below share one genomic window:
- the dnaK gene encoding molecular chaperone DnaK produces MASEKILGIDLGTTNSAFAVMEGGDPEIIVNSEGDRTTPSVVAFDEGERLIGKPAKNQAVQNSEQTVASIKRHMGEDYTVELDGEEYTPEQISAMILQKIKHDAEEYLGQDVEKAVITVPAYFNDKQRQATKDAGEIAGFEVERIVNEPTAASMAYGLDEDQDQTVLVYDLGGGTFDVSILDLGGGVYEVVATNGDNDLGGDDWDEAIIDYLADEFENDHGIDLRDDEQALQRLKDAAEEAKIELSSRKETTVNLPFVTATDSGPVHLEQDITRAKFESLTEDLIERTVGPTEQALEDADLDKGDIDEVILVGGSTRMPQVQEQVEELVGQEPKKNVNPDEAVALGAAVQGGVLSGEVDDIVLVDVTPLSLGIEVKGGLFERLIEKNTAIPTTASKVFTTAADNQTSVQIRVFQGEREIAEENELLGDFHLTGIPPAPAGTPEIEVTFEIDADGIVNVEAEDKGSGNAESITIEGGVGLSDDEIEQMQEEAEQHAEEDEQRRERIEARNDAETAIQRANNLLEENEELVDDDLEADVNEEIENVQELLDEDDVDPDELEEATESLSKTLQEIGKQAYQQEAQAGAAGGAGAAGAGMGGMGGAGPGAGGDADDEEFVDADFEDVEEDSEE; encoded by the coding sequence ATGGCAAGTGAGAAGATTCTGGGCATCGACCTCGGCACCACGAACAGCGCGTTCGCGGTGATGGAGGGCGGGGACCCCGAAATCATCGTCAACAGCGAGGGCGACCGCACCACGCCGTCGGTGGTCGCGTTCGACGAGGGCGAGCGGCTCATCGGCAAACCCGCGAAGAACCAGGCCGTCCAGAACTCCGAGCAGACCGTCGCGTCCATCAAGCGCCACATGGGCGAGGACTACACGGTCGAACTCGACGGCGAGGAGTACACGCCCGAGCAGATCTCGGCGATGATCCTCCAGAAGATCAAGCACGACGCCGAGGAGTACCTCGGGCAGGACGTCGAGAAGGCCGTCATCACCGTGCCCGCGTACTTCAACGACAAGCAGCGCCAGGCGACCAAGGACGCCGGCGAGATCGCGGGCTTCGAGGTCGAGCGCATCGTCAACGAGCCGACCGCGGCGTCGATGGCGTACGGCCTCGACGAGGACCAAGACCAGACCGTCCTCGTCTACGACCTCGGCGGCGGCACCTTCGACGTCTCCATTCTCGACCTCGGCGGCGGCGTCTACGAGGTCGTCGCGACCAACGGCGACAACGACCTCGGCGGCGACGACTGGGACGAAGCCATCATCGACTACCTCGCCGACGAGTTCGAGAACGACCACGGCATCGACCTGCGCGACGACGAGCAGGCCCTCCAGCGGCTCAAAGACGCCGCCGAGGAGGCGAAAATCGAACTCTCCTCCCGGAAGGAGACGACCGTCAACCTCCCGTTCGTCACCGCGACCGACTCCGGCCCCGTCCACCTCGAACAGGACATCACGCGCGCGAAGTTCGAGAGCCTCACCGAGGACCTCATCGAGCGCACCGTCGGCCCGACAGAGCAGGCCCTCGAAGACGCCGACCTCGACAAGGGCGACATCGACGAAGTCATCCTAGTCGGCGGCTCCACGCGGATGCCCCAGGTCCAGGAGCAAGTCGAGGAGCTCGTCGGTCAGGAGCCGAAGAAGAACGTCAACCCCGACGAGGCCGTCGCGCTCGGCGCGGCCGTCCAGGGCGGCGTGCTCTCCGGCGAAGTCGACGACATCGTGCTCGTCGACGTCACGCCCCTCAGCCTCGGTATCGAGGTGAAGGGCGGACTGTTCGAGCGTCTCATCGAGAAGAACACCGCCATCCCGACGACCGCGTCGAAGGTGTTCACGACCGCCGCGGACAACCAGACGAGCGTCCAGATCCGCGTCTTCCAGGGCGAGCGCGAGATCGCCGAGGAGAACGAACTGCTCGGTGACTTCCACCTCACGGGCATCCCGCCGGCGCCCGCGGGCACCCCCGAAATCGAGGTCACGTTCGAGATCGACGCCGACGGCATCGTGAACGTCGAAGCCGAGGACAAGGGCTCCGGGAACGCCGAGTCCATCACCATCGAGGGCGGCGTCGGCCTCAGCGACGACGAGATCGAGCAGATGCAGGAGGAGGCCGAACAGCACGCCGAGGAGGACGAGCAGCGCCGCGAGCGCATCGAGGCGCGCAACGACGCCGAGACCGCGATTCAGCGCGCGAACAACCTCCTCGAGGAGAACGAGGAGCTCGTCGACGACGACCTCGAAGCGGACGTGAACGAGGAGATCGAGAACGTCCAGGAGCTCCTCGACGAGGACGACGTCGACCCCGACGAGCTCGAAGAAGCCACCGAGTCCCTCAGCAAGACCCTGCAGGAGATCGGCAAGCAGGCCTACCAGCAGGAGGCCCAGGCGGGCGCCGCAGGCGGTGCGGGCGCTGCTGGCGCCGGCATGGGCGGCATGGGCGGCGCCGGCCCCGGTGCGGGCGGCGACGCCGACGACGAGGAGTTCGTCGACGCCGACTTCGAAGACGTCGAGGAAGACAGCGAGGAGTAA
- a CDS encoding nucleotide exchange factor GrpE, whose translation MSNDAEQAADADAEDASGESLAERVREHDEELGDEVAGLEERVEELERDLADAEAEVDDLTERLQAKQADFQNYKQRAKQRQEDIRERATEDLVERLLDVRDNLGRALDEESGDVDSLREGVKLTRKEFDRVLDAEGVSEISPSAGEDVDAQRHEVMMRVDSDQPEGTVADVYRSGYEMGGKVLRPAQVTVSEGSSDGAGEERDE comes from the coding sequence ATGAGCAACGACGCCGAGCAGGCTGCCGACGCCGACGCGGAGGACGCCAGCGGGGAGTCGCTGGCCGAGCGCGTCCGCGAGCACGACGAGGAACTCGGCGACGAGGTCGCCGGCCTCGAAGAACGCGTCGAGGAACTCGAACGCGACCTCGCCGACGCGGAGGCAGAGGTCGACGACCTCACCGAGCGCTTGCAGGCCAAGCAGGCGGACTTCCAGAACTACAAACAGCGCGCGAAGCAGCGACAGGAGGACATCCGGGAGCGCGCGACGGAGGACCTCGTGGAGCGCCTGCTGGACGTGCGGGACAACCTCGGTCGCGCGCTCGACGAGGAGTCCGGGGACGTGGACAGCCTCCGCGAGGGCGTGAAGCTCACGCGCAAGGAGTTCGACCGCGTGCTCGACGCGGAGGGCGTCTCCGAGATCTCGCCGTCCGCGGGCGAGGACGTCGACGCGCAGCGCCACGAGGTGATGATGCGCGTGGACAGCGACCAGCCCGAGGGCACCGTCGCGGACGTCTACCGCTCGGGCTACGAGATGGGCGGGAAAGTGCTCCGGCCCGCGCAGGTCACCGTGAGCGAGGGGTCGAGCGACGGCGCGGGCGAAGAGCGCGACGAGTAA
- a CDS encoding DEAD/DEAH box helicase family protein, which yields MGVGALPQRVTVRLRFEDGTLRVEHDGGGPPTGGVASLPGVEYDDRTETGRAPAMAYADLVAYLDSRGIPYEDDALHADSLDVESAYELRDYQQDALDAWTENDRRGVLELPTGSGKTVIGLKAIEAVGRSALVVVPTIDLLTQWRRELSREFDCEIGQLGGGEQVVAPITVATYDSAYLRADDLGDRFGLVIFDEVHHLGGEEFQNIARLLAAPARLGLTATFERPDNAHETVADLVGDVVYRLSADDLAGEHLAEYDVKRLEVPLTDAERERYEDAQGTFTEYLKQSNVQLRSGSDYQELVKRSGSDPRAREALLAKQRARRIVRESDAKVQRLEALLDRHRDDRVIVFAASTDLVYRLSERFLLPAITHETGTSERRDVLEKFRDGDYSRVVTANVLDEGVDVPDANVAVVFAGSGSEREFTQRLGRVLRPKSDGVSESVDSEAREATQSSLGGRALLYELVSADTAEERVADRRR from the coding sequence ATAGGAGTCGGTGCGCTACCCCAGCGCGTGACAGTCCGGTTGCGGTTCGAGGACGGTACGCTCCGCGTCGAGCACGACGGCGGCGGTCCGCCCACCGGCGGCGTCGCCAGCCTGCCCGGCGTCGAGTACGACGACCGCACGGAGACGGGGCGAGCGCCAGCGATGGCGTACGCGGACCTCGTCGCCTACCTCGATTCGCGCGGGATTCCCTACGAGGACGACGCGCTCCACGCCGACAGCCTCGACGTCGAATCCGCGTACGAGCTCCGGGACTACCAGCAGGACGCCCTCGACGCGTGGACCGAGAACGACCGTCGAGGTGTGCTCGAACTCCCGACCGGCTCCGGGAAGACGGTCATCGGCCTGAAGGCCATCGAGGCGGTCGGCCGGTCGGCGCTCGTCGTCGTCCCCACAATCGACCTGCTGACGCAGTGGAGGCGCGAGCTCTCTCGAGAGTTCGACTGCGAAATCGGCCAACTGGGCGGCGGCGAGCAGGTCGTCGCCCCCATCACGGTCGCGACGTACGACTCCGCGTACCTGCGCGCGGACGACCTCGGAGACCGCTTCGGGCTCGTGATCTTCGACGAGGTCCACCACCTCGGCGGCGAGGAGTTCCAGAACATCGCGCGCCTGCTCGCCGCCCCCGCCCGGCTCGGGCTCACCGCGACGTTCGAGCGCCCCGACAACGCCCACGAGACCGTCGCGGACCTCGTCGGGGACGTCGTCTACCGGCTCTCCGCCGACGACCTCGCGGGCGAGCACCTCGCCGAGTACGACGTCAAGCGCCTCGAAGTCCCGCTCACCGACGCGGAGCGCGAGCGCTACGAGGACGCCCAGGGGACGTTCACGGAGTACCTCAAGCAGTCGAACGTCCAGCTGCGCTCGGGCAGCGACTACCAGGAGCTCGTGAAGCGCTCCGGGTCGGACCCGCGGGCCCGCGAGGCCCTGCTCGCGAAACAGCGCGCGCGCCGCATCGTCCGCGAGAGCGACGCGAAAGTCCAGCGACTCGAAGCGCTGCTGGACCGCCACCGCGACGACCGCGTCATCGTGTTCGCGGCCTCGACCGACCTCGTCTACCGGCTCTCCGAGCGCTTCCTGCTCCCCGCGATCACCCACGAGACGGGTACGAGCGAGCGCCGGGACGTCCTCGAGAAGTTCCGGGACGGCGACTACTCGCGGGTCGTCACCGCGAACGTCCTCGACGAGGGCGTGGACGTGCCGGACGCGAACGTCGCGGTGGTGTTCGCGGGCAGCGGCAGCGAGCGCGAGTTCACACAGCGGCTCGGCCGCGTGCTGCGCCCGAAATCTGACGGGGTCTCCGAGTCCGTGGACTCGGAGGCACGAGAGGCGACGCAGTCGTCTCT